One Ammospiza caudacuta isolate bAmmCau1 chromosome 11, bAmmCau1.pri, whole genome shotgun sequence genomic window carries:
- the CEP63 gene encoding centrosomal protein of 63 kDa isoform X2, with translation MEALLEGMQRGGRGSGGFLTSCEAELQELMKQIDIMVAHKKCEWEGQTQALEACLSAREQELSSAKAALQEKQKEVGMLRRQVEDVEKSKQDMVREYEQQLKKFQEELSRLRRSYEKLQKKKTRSRGEANKGQEEDKFELSRLTRKLEEFRQKSLDWEKQRLQYQQQVASLEAQRKALAEHSELMQTQLASRKQMLDSVELASRSEIQHLSSRLERARDTISANEREVERLSMRVDGLSEDNRIILEDQHRVEEELRESKTMLEVLQDEKMELKATLQSQEDFINSSKLHQEQLQKQLDRMTETLHTKELLIRALEERLQGKPLSSAGLELEQVLLQLDVAQKKEQDLQSEVSRLENSLVSSNARCVQLSEELGENIKELQSLEEDQTESRAEIKKLKDQLSQAEQMHSSELERMKREISRLTQELQQRDITIASASGSTSDLEQQLRAEIERAERKAVEHRVLLVQLETLRLENRHLSEILEKTECGKLKGADGSLRALREDYTAELQKLIAENQQLRKDLAETRAKLGVTAQVCPGEPEGRAQQGQGREPRDVQHRETQHKQDEHTGRTHLQPDRTAQHHHRDSQRFGAAETGTVTPEMGEPPSQSSSKNCREPRAWLGMESVLLRVHENKDLADEASKQPALNHHRESLFLCPLPTASVGSIAARYLEDEEVRSQHILECLNAHIEELKKESAKIVRRFEHHE, from the exons ATGGAGGCTTTGCTGGAAGGAATGCAAAGAGGTGGGCGGGGAAG TGGTGGGTTCCTGACCTCCTGTGAGGccgagctgcaggagctgatgaaGCAGATCGACATCATGGTGGCTCACAAGAAATGCGAATGGGAAGGGCAGACACAGGCTTTGGAAGCTTGTCTCAGTGCTCGAGAGCAGGAACTTTCCTCTGccaaggcagctctgcaggaaaaacaaaaggag GTTGGCATGCTGCGTCGCCAGGTTGAGGACGTGGAAAAATCCAAGCAGGACATGGTTAGAGAGTATGAACAACAGCTGAAGAAGTTCCAGGAAGAG TTGTCCCGGCTGAGGAGGAGCTATgagaagctgcagaagaaaaaaacaaggagcagaggagaagcTAACAAAGGACAAGAGGAGGACAAATTTGAATTGAGCCGACTGACCAGGAAGCTGGAG GAGTTCCGTCAGAAATCACTTGACTGGGAGAAGCAGCGCCTGCAGTACCAGCAGCAGGTGGCATCGCTGGAGGCGCAGCGCAAGGCTCTGGCAGAGCACTCCGAGCTCATGCAG ACACAGCTGGCCAGTCGGAAGCAGATGTTGGACTCGGTGGAGCTGGCGAGCCGCTCAGAAATCCAGCACTTGAGCAGCCGGCTGGAGAGGGCCAGGGACACCATCAGTGCCAACGAGCGCGAGGTGGAGAGGCTCAGCATGAGGGTGGATGGCCTCAGTGAGGACAACCGCATCATTCTGGAAGATCAGCACAGAGTTGAAGAGGAATTAAGGGAGTCCAAGACAATGTTAGAG gtgctgcaggatgaGAAGATGGAACTGAAAGCCACCTTGCAGTCTCAAGAAGATTTCATTAACAGCTCGAAACTGCACCAGGAACAGTTACAGAAACAGCTGGACAGGATGACTGAAACTCTTCACACAAAAGAACTCCTCATCAG GGCCTTGGAGGAGCGCTTGCAAGGGAAGCCATtgtcctctgcagggctggagctggagcaggtgctgctgcagctggatgtTGCCCAGAAGAAGGAACAGGACTTGCAGTCAGAGGTGTCTCGTCTTGAGAACAG CCTGGTGTCTTCAAATGCCAGGTGTGTGCAGCTGAGCGAGGAGCTGGGGGAGAATATCAAagagctgcagtccctggaaGAAGACCAGACTGAGTCAAGGGCAGAGATTAAAAAG CTGAAAGACCAGCTCTCTCAGGCTGAACAAATGCACAGCAGTGAGCTGGAGAGGATGAAAAGGGAGATCTCCAGGCTgacccaggagctgcagcagcgaGACATCACCATTGCATCAGCAAGTGGCTCCACCTCAgacctggagcagcagctcagagcagagattgaaagggcagagaggaaagcagtgGAGCACAGG GTACTTCTGGTCCAGCTGGAAACCTTGAGGCTGGAAAACCGTCATCTCTCAGAGATTCTGGAAAAAACAGAGTGTGGTAAGCTGAAG GGGGCTGATGGCAGCCTGAGAGCACTCAGGGAGGACTACACTGCTGAGCTCCAGAAATTGATAGCTGAGAAccagcagctgcgaaaggacCTGGCAGAGACCAGGGCAAAACTGGGGGTCACtgcacaggtgtgcccaggtgaacctgagggcagggctcagcaggggCAAGGCAGAGAACCCAGGGATGTACAGCACAG GGAAACACAGCACAAGCAGGATGAACACACAGGGAGGACACATCTCCAGCCTGACAGGACTGCTCAGCATCATCACAGGGACTCCCAAAGGTTTGGGGCTGCTGAAACAGGAACTGTGACCCCTGAGATGGGTGAGCcaccctcccagagcagcagcaagaacTGCAGGGAGCCACGTGCCTGGCTGGGAATGGAGTCTGTGCTTCTTAGGGTGCATGAAAACAAAGATCTTGCAGATGAAGCATCTAAGCAGCCTGCCTTAAATCATCACAGAGAATCTCTGTTTTTG TGCCCCTTGCCTACAGCTTCTGTGGGATCCATTGCTGCACGATACCTGGAAGATGAAGAAGTGAGATCCCAGCACATCCTGGAGTGCCTAAATGCTCACATTGAGGAACTGAAAAAAGAGAGTGCAAAGATAGTGAGACGATTTGAACACCATGAATAA
- the CEP63 gene encoding centrosomal protein of 63 kDa isoform X1, which translates to MEALLEGMQRGGRGSGGFLTSCEAELQELMKQIDIMVAHKKCEWEGQTQALEACLSAREQELSSAKAALQEKQKEVGMLRRQVEDVEKSKQDMVREYEQQLKKFQEELSRLRRSYEKLQKKKTRSRGEANKGQEEDKFELSRLTRKLEEFRQKSLDWEKQRLQYQQQVASLEAQRKALAEHSELMQNTEKFKMSTPPSCWNQTQLASRKQMLDSVELASRSEIQHLSSRLERARDTISANEREVERLSMRVDGLSEDNRIILEDQHRVEEELRESKTMLEVLQDEKMELKATLQSQEDFINSSKLHQEQLQKQLDRMTETLHTKELLIRALEERLQGKPLSSAGLELEQVLLQLDVAQKKEQDLQSEVSRLENSLVSSNARCVQLSEELGENIKELQSLEEDQTESRAEIKKLKDQLSQAEQMHSSELERMKREISRLTQELQQRDITIASASGSTSDLEQQLRAEIERAERKAVEHRVLLVQLETLRLENRHLSEILEKTECGKLKGADGSLRALREDYTAELQKLIAENQQLRKDLAETRAKLGVTAQVCPGEPEGRAQQGQGREPRDVQHRETQHKQDEHTGRTHLQPDRTAQHHHRDSQRFGAAETGTVTPEMGEPPSQSSSKNCREPRAWLGMESVLLRVHENKDLADEASKQPALNHHRESLFLCPLPTASVGSIAARYLEDEEVRSQHILECLNAHIEELKKESAKIVRRFEHHE; encoded by the exons ATGGAGGCTTTGCTGGAAGGAATGCAAAGAGGTGGGCGGGGAAG TGGTGGGTTCCTGACCTCCTGTGAGGccgagctgcaggagctgatgaaGCAGATCGACATCATGGTGGCTCACAAGAAATGCGAATGGGAAGGGCAGACACAGGCTTTGGAAGCTTGTCTCAGTGCTCGAGAGCAGGAACTTTCCTCTGccaaggcagctctgcaggaaaaacaaaaggag GTTGGCATGCTGCGTCGCCAGGTTGAGGACGTGGAAAAATCCAAGCAGGACATGGTTAGAGAGTATGAACAACAGCTGAAGAAGTTCCAGGAAGAG TTGTCCCGGCTGAGGAGGAGCTATgagaagctgcagaagaaaaaaacaaggagcagaggagaagcTAACAAAGGACAAGAGGAGGACAAATTTGAATTGAGCCGACTGACCAGGAAGCTGGAG GAGTTCCGTCAGAAATCACTTGACTGGGAGAAGCAGCGCCTGCAGTACCAGCAGCAGGTGGCATCGCTGGAGGCGCAGCGCAAGGCTCTGGCAGAGCACTCCGAGCTCATGCAG AACactgaaaaattcaaaatgaGCACTCCCCCAAGCTGCTGGAACCAG ACACAGCTGGCCAGTCGGAAGCAGATGTTGGACTCGGTGGAGCTGGCGAGCCGCTCAGAAATCCAGCACTTGAGCAGCCGGCTGGAGAGGGCCAGGGACACCATCAGTGCCAACGAGCGCGAGGTGGAGAGGCTCAGCATGAGGGTGGATGGCCTCAGTGAGGACAACCGCATCATTCTGGAAGATCAGCACAGAGTTGAAGAGGAATTAAGGGAGTCCAAGACAATGTTAGAG gtgctgcaggatgaGAAGATGGAACTGAAAGCCACCTTGCAGTCTCAAGAAGATTTCATTAACAGCTCGAAACTGCACCAGGAACAGTTACAGAAACAGCTGGACAGGATGACTGAAACTCTTCACACAAAAGAACTCCTCATCAG GGCCTTGGAGGAGCGCTTGCAAGGGAAGCCATtgtcctctgcagggctggagctggagcaggtgctgctgcagctggatgtTGCCCAGAAGAAGGAACAGGACTTGCAGTCAGAGGTGTCTCGTCTTGAGAACAG CCTGGTGTCTTCAAATGCCAGGTGTGTGCAGCTGAGCGAGGAGCTGGGGGAGAATATCAAagagctgcagtccctggaaGAAGACCAGACTGAGTCAAGGGCAGAGATTAAAAAG CTGAAAGACCAGCTCTCTCAGGCTGAACAAATGCACAGCAGTGAGCTGGAGAGGATGAAAAGGGAGATCTCCAGGCTgacccaggagctgcagcagcgaGACATCACCATTGCATCAGCAAGTGGCTCCACCTCAgacctggagcagcagctcagagcagagattgaaagggcagagaggaaagcagtgGAGCACAGG GTACTTCTGGTCCAGCTGGAAACCTTGAGGCTGGAAAACCGTCATCTCTCAGAGATTCTGGAAAAAACAGAGTGTGGTAAGCTGAAG GGGGCTGATGGCAGCCTGAGAGCACTCAGGGAGGACTACACTGCTGAGCTCCAGAAATTGATAGCTGAGAAccagcagctgcgaaaggacCTGGCAGAGACCAGGGCAAAACTGGGGGTCACtgcacaggtgtgcccaggtgaacctgagggcagggctcagcaggggCAAGGCAGAGAACCCAGGGATGTACAGCACAG GGAAACACAGCACAAGCAGGATGAACACACAGGGAGGACACATCTCCAGCCTGACAGGACTGCTCAGCATCATCACAGGGACTCCCAAAGGTTTGGGGCTGCTGAAACAGGAACTGTGACCCCTGAGATGGGTGAGCcaccctcccagagcagcagcaagaacTGCAGGGAGCCACGTGCCTGGCTGGGAATGGAGTCTGTGCTTCTTAGGGTGCATGAAAACAAAGATCTTGCAGATGAAGCATCTAAGCAGCCTGCCTTAAATCATCACAGAGAATCTCTGTTTTTG TGCCCCTTGCCTACAGCTTCTGTGGGATCCATTGCTGCACGATACCTGGAAGATGAAGAAGTGAGATCCCAGCACATCCTGGAGTGCCTAAATGCTCACATTGAGGAACTGAAAAAAGAGAGTGCAAAGATAGTGAGACGATTTGAACACCATGAATAA
- the ANAPC13 gene encoding anaphase-promoting complex subunit 13, whose product MDSEVQRDGRILDLIDDAWREDKLPYEDVAIPLNELPEPEQDNGGTTESVKEQEMKWTDLALQYLHENVPPTGN is encoded by the exons ATGGACAGCGAGGTGCAGAGGGATGGCAGGATCCTGGATCTGATCGATGATGCGTGGAGGGAAGATAAATTGCCCTACGAGGACGTGGCCATCCCTCTG AATGAGCTCCCTGAACCAGAGCAAGACAACGGTGGCACCACTGAGTCTGTGAAAGAGCAAGAAATGAAGTGGACAGATTTGGCTCTCCAGTATCTCCATGAAAACGTTCCACCCACGGGAAATTAG